From the genome of Vitis riparia cultivar Riparia Gloire de Montpellier isolate 1030 chromosome 11, EGFV_Vit.rip_1.0, whole genome shotgun sequence:
ACTGTCGCCTTTCCATGGCTTCACGCCATTCGAAGTAGCCTTCGTCTCCTCTAGCCGACGAGCGGCTCCTGGAAGGTGTGGACATCTTCGTCGTTGATTGAGCAAAGATTCCCACAAATGGCGCCAATGTTGATGCCTCGCATCCCAGGGAGCCTCGCGGCCGCCAAATGGACGCGCGCTTTCAACCAAGGATGATTTCTAGCTCAATCaatcctgcaaaagatgtctgGACAGGGTGTCCTAACACACCCTCCAATGGTTTTGTTAACCATAGCTCAGAGGATTAATCTGCTACCCTTTTACTGAGTTAGATAGCTTACCTTTCTTTTTGCGTGAGGGCCCTTTTATAGTGTCAGAAGTTCTGCCAccctttaatggtgggaagactttttggcttgtcatgatgtCCCTGAGGTGATGgcaaaatcatcatcattctACAGGCGGCTATCAGAAATCGTGGGAGGTGATTTGTCATCATTTctgtcctttcgctctgcagACGACGGAATGCGGGTTGTGACAGGATGTCTGAGGTGACTCAGCATGACTTGCGTTTTACGGCCAATGAACCGAGCAACGCATCCGAATAAGGGAGAGCGTCGTCCGGGTAGAATATGTGAAAGTGTCGTGTGCCCCTCTGGGGGGACCCGGATAGAGCTAGCGTGTCACGTGGACGTCTGGGGTTCCCTACACTTTCGActttaaagacaataaaattacttcaaaattgcaaatttataacttttattaacGCCGATTAAAGTAAATATGAAAAAGCTATTCTAAAAGGCCTTTCATCGCAACATACCTTGTCTCGttatctttctttcctttttttggttttcccattaaaaaaaaaataatatacagaaaataaaaataaaatttaaaaagaatggATTATGAAGGATGACGTGGGGGTATGACAGGCGTGATATAGAAAAGCGGTCAAATCGGTGGTTCCAGTAAACAATTTTGCTTCCTCGTAACCgcctttaaatataaaaataaaataaaattaaaaaccatccCTTGTTCCTCCACGCCGAACACCTCCAAATCCAGATGCCGAACCACGTCCACCGCCACCATGCCGACTCCGCTGCCACTGCCGGGCCACCTCCTTCCAAACCAAACCCTAAGCTCCtctccttcttcttcctccaAGCCATCATCATGACCGCTGTCATCTCccttttcttcctctttgtCGGCGTAGCCGCCATACTCCTCCTCCACATCTGTTTCGCCGGCGGCGTCTTCCATCACCGACGCCGCCGCAGCACTTGCCTTCCAAATTCCGGCTACTCTGCGGAAGACCTACAGAAGCTTCCCCGATTCCGGTTCGATCGCGTGGAAGCAGAAACAGCGAGAGAATGCGTGGTGTGTTTGGAGGCGTTGAGGGAAGGGGAGTGGTGCCGAAGCCTTCCAGACTGTGATCACATCTTCCATTCCAATTGCGTCGATAAATGGCTGATAAAAGTGCTGGCTTGCCCCACTTGTCGTGCTCCGGTTCGGTTCAACAGCGGCTCAGCCGGTTTGGAGAACAGGGGGCTGAAGGAATGGTAGGGAAACCCCTAAGTGAGGATGGCGATGGATGTGTAAGCTTCCGAAACTTTGAGGTCtgaattttgtaaatttgtAGTTTTGGGATGACAAATCCTTCGCTTAgctttgttttttcttggaGTTGTTTTTGGCCTACTGGTTGAGgttatgaaataataatgatactACTGTAGAATAACatgccctt
Proteins encoded in this window:
- the LOC117924714 gene encoding RING-H2 finger protein ATL56; this encodes MPNHVHRHHADSAATAGPPPSKPNPKLLSFFFLQAIIMTAVISLFFLFVGVAAILLLHICFAGGVFHHRRRRSTCLPNSGYSAEDLQKLPRFRFDRVEAETARECVVCLEALREGEWCRSLPDCDHIFHSNCVDKWLIKVLACPTCRAPVRFNSGSAGLENRGLKEW